One window from the genome of Rhodopirellula halodulae encodes:
- a CDS encoding sulfatase-like hydrolase/transferase yields the protein MTQAIVWRQRIATRRGCTGFALPALLVATMASCMTSRFCHAETSSDSQSHQRPNIVLIMADDMGFECIGANGSLDYQTPNIDRIASEGLRFEHCYSQPICTPSRVKLMTGQSNKRNYVKFGMLDREQTTFAHLLKEAGYRTCIAGKWQLGSELDSPQHFGFEQSLLWQHTRGRMDAKKHDTRYPNPRLERNGVEENHTGGAFSSDLFADFLCEFMEENRDQPFLAYYPMALVHCPFCPTPDSKSWDPESLGSKTYKGQPEHFGDMVAYVDKIVGRIDQHLRDLGIRENTLLLFTGDNGTDTPIVTQTRFGEVVGAKGEMVDAGNHVTCIARWPDQIDAGRVTSQIVDFSDFLPTMCEVAGARVPEELPIDGISFLPVLRGEEGKGREAMFMWYERNGRPKKAREFARNQRYKLYGDGEFFDVQEDRNEKSPLTSLILEQEQIREILQAKIDSFADVVPPQAR from the coding sequence ATGACGCAAGCGATCGTTTGGCGGCAGCGAATTGCGACTCGCCGCGGATGCACCGGGTTTGCCCTGCCAGCTTTGCTGGTTGCGACCATGGCTTCGTGCATGACATCGAGGTTCTGTCATGCGGAAACATCGAGTGACAGCCAATCTCATCAGCGGCCCAACATAGTCCTGATCATGGCCGATGACATGGGGTTTGAATGCATTGGAGCAAACGGATCGTTGGACTATCAAACACCCAACATTGATCGGATTGCCAGTGAAGGTTTGCGATTCGAACATTGTTACTCGCAACCGATCTGCACGCCGTCTCGCGTCAAGCTGATGACCGGCCAATCCAACAAACGCAACTACGTGAAGTTTGGGATGCTGGATCGCGAGCAAACCACGTTTGCACATTTGCTGAAGGAAGCGGGGTACCGAACCTGCATCGCCGGAAAATGGCAATTGGGTAGCGAACTGGATTCACCACAGCATTTTGGTTTTGAACAATCGCTGCTGTGGCAACACACTCGCGGTCGCATGGACGCCAAGAAGCACGACACGCGATATCCCAACCCTCGGCTGGAGCGAAACGGTGTGGAAGAAAACCACACCGGCGGCGCGTTCTCATCGGATCTCTTCGCGGACTTTTTGTGCGAGTTCATGGAAGAGAATCGCGATCAACCGTTTCTGGCTTACTACCCGATGGCATTGGTGCATTGTCCGTTTTGCCCGACGCCTGATTCCAAGTCGTGGGATCCTGAATCATTGGGCAGCAAGACTTACAAAGGCCAGCCTGAGCACTTTGGCGACATGGTTGCCTATGTCGACAAAATCGTGGGGCGGATCGATCAGCACCTGCGCGACCTGGGAATTCGCGAAAACACTTTGTTGTTGTTCACCGGAGACAACGGGACCGACACCCCGATCGTGACACAGACGCGATTTGGAGAGGTGGTTGGGGCCAAAGGTGAGATGGTGGACGCGGGCAATCATGTGACCTGCATCGCTCGGTGGCCCGATCAGATCGACGCCGGACGAGTGACTTCGCAAATCGTCGACTTCAGTGATTTTCTACCGACGATGTGTGAGGTGGCGGGGGCGCGTGTACCCGAAGAATTGCCCATCGATGGGATAAGCTTCCTTCCAGTGCTTCGCGGCGAAGAGGGCAAGGGACGCGAAGCGATGTTCATGTGGTATGAACGCAACGGTCGCCCGAAGAAGGCTCGAGAATTTGCTCGCAACCAGCGCTACAAGTTGTACGGCGATGGCGAGTTCTTTGACGTCCAAGAAGACCGCAACGAGAAGTCGCCGCTGACTTCGTTGATATTGGAACAGGAACAAATTCGCGAAATATTGCAGGCCAAGATCGACTCATTCGCGGACGTTGTGCCGCCTCAGGCCCGCTAG
- a CDS encoding HAD-IIA family hydrolase, translating into MKTGFLIDMDGVIYRGSELIPGADQFIDVLIRQDIPFLFLTNNSQRTRRDVQTKLQRMGIFVEETHIFTCAMATARFLAKLKPNGTAYIIGEGGLLQAMHQNGFSIVDHSPDFVVVGEGRTITLNALESAVDMILGGAKLIATNLDPSCPTKNGTRPGCGATVAYLEAVTGRKAFSVGKPSPIMMRAARKELKLATSQTVMVGDTMETDILGGVQMGYRTVLTLSGGTKREDLEQFAFGPDVIVDSIADLCDVSDFVETSLPVGNREDDTVTNFAAWAAANA; encoded by the coding sequence ATGAAAACGGGCTTTTTGATCGACATGGATGGCGTCATCTACCGCGGTAGTGAATTGATTCCAGGTGCGGATCAATTCATTGATGTATTGATTCGCCAGGACATCCCATTTCTGTTTTTGACGAACAACAGCCAACGCACTCGCCGCGACGTTCAAACGAAACTTCAGCGGATGGGGATCTTCGTGGAGGAAACCCACATCTTCACCTGTGCGATGGCAACCGCACGATTCCTCGCCAAGCTAAAGCCGAACGGGACCGCTTACATCATCGGCGAAGGCGGCTTGTTGCAGGCCATGCACCAAAACGGTTTCTCGATCGTTGATCATTCACCGGACTTCGTCGTGGTTGGTGAGGGACGCACCATCACGCTCAACGCATTGGAGTCAGCGGTCGACATGATTCTCGGCGGAGCCAAATTGATCGCGACGAATTTGGATCCGAGTTGTCCCACGAAAAACGGGACTCGCCCCGGTTGCGGTGCGACCGTCGCCTACCTGGAAGCGGTGACAGGTCGCAAGGCATTCAGCGTTGGTAAACCGAGTCCCATCATGATGCGGGCCGCTCGCAAAGAACTCAAACTGGCAACGTCGCAAACCGTGATGGTGGGCGACACCATGGAAACGGACATCTTGGGAGGCGTTCAAATGGGTTACCGAACGGTGTTGACCTTGTCCGGTGGCACCAAGCGAGAGGACTTGGAGCAGTTCGCGTTTGGACCCGACGTCATCGTGGATTCCATCGCAGACCTTTGCGATGTCAGTGACTTCGTGGAAACGAGTTTGCCCGTTGGCAATCGGGAAGACGACACGGTGACCAACTTCGCCGCCTGGGCTGCCGCGAACGCGTGA
- a CDS encoding alpha-2-macroglobulin family protein produces the protein MAAESKQDAKWRTEQFEAADQALKKGLPKTALEHYDAIVPAAIAESDHDDALFAMGMRASLKGQLEGGGAEERILQLQQELQSAPEGTKPLLQALLAEWFYSYQQQNQWRFRNRTEVETQEEDTTPIKSADDLKTWSAQRIIRHAGSLFDAALAESQSLKDVDLESIQRLVNQGSAPESYRPTVYDFLVMQAVDHFVDAHSIYSGPIERFELEANSPVLDSVDKFLAWEIPELDAESPLRRATILMQEWVAFRKSQSADNPDAYLDADWTRLMFADQNVVSGDKDDRVQTAVKRFMSEHRDHEISARASFKLAQMAMSNEDFVLAHQLASDAVRLHRDSFGGRQCAALIEQIESPELNLSTEGIWNPELNESAHPKIEISYKNVTRVHFKLLKLDFDRMLRSGRAIPNEDRYWLESFADAPVEQAWSVDLKATEDYQTKIHRLDAPSDLSKGPYLLVASGDKEFSDQENYLACNLIWVSELALVTEGRWNQDSLEGYVLDGASGEPVSEATVEVYRFTDEGATRNNRNNGYRYQSLPSLSTDRDGRFELKGSDQHNLLLVARNGKHRLPATQHHSLGHSRRPPALDANRKGRTVFFTDRAIYRPGQTLRFKAIATTFDQQENHYATHNRQAMKVQLIDPNNQVVDTLDLKTNDRGSCHGSFQLPTSGLTGQMRLVVREFPAGSATVRVEEYKRPKFEVKLEAPSDPVRLEESVTVTGKATAYTGAAINDAVVRYTVVREVRYPIWWGWRCWWIPTPPSNPQTIVQGETTTDELGRFQIDFDAVPDASVDRESEPTFRYLITADVVDTTGETRSDNRTVTAGYTTLAARMNVENPDWLTSNESIDLKVQTTSLDGEAQTAEVKIELWSLKAPDEIAQPLWGSSPLSMKDDVEGQVRADDINSWPLDELQDSTTLTTDASGRGEWNVSLKKGHYRAVLSAVDSAGNSVSAILPLRVIDPDADHLGLPLPSLFVMPKSSLEPGETFEAIWGTGYESARALVEVEHRGKLLQRYWTAGDTTQVKIRQAIDESMRGGFIVRVMMLQDNRLHLHQQYVDVPWTNKQWTIRWERFVSKLKPGAEETWTAVIEPNGSEAEAQQERVMEMVATLYDASLDVFAKHQFMSGFNMFYRDRSYRHPQLNNNWEGLRVLSYWARQGYPNGDLSYADWVNEFRLSNHFGRPMPMARGMSSNMLYAEADMAMADGAVPASAPMMKSAGRAAAGAELELAEQAADDAGPPAETVPDIDLSGIPPRKNLNETAFFFPELIADENGVVKMKFTMPEALTRWQLLGFAHGADLASGTISGTAVTSKDVMVQPNPPRTLREGDEIELTVKVSNQSASMQSGVVALNLSSAATGESVDEQVGNSQPKQSFEIPAGQSKTFSWRISVPDGIGYLVYKAVGSTGRLSDGEEGYLPVLTRRVLVHESISLPIDGAETKTFTLPKLLQGKSSTLKSESLTVQMTSNPAWYAVMALPYLMEYPHECSEQTFHRLYANLLARHIATSDPRIERVFQQWRNQPKAAGRETLDSPLAQNEDLKSIALSETPWVLQSQSESEARRNVGILFDTNRVNDQADRLTRRLLELQKDDGSFAWFDGGPANDTITMIIVTGFGRLNHLGVDVDMQAAMAGLKHLDEYAKKLYDRIKAEDRGKVHVSPTIAMLLYGRSFYLDQPVAVEHKEAVEYWTQQLQQHWLSLPSRMSQGHAALALHRSGRLDAAREIVASLIERSVVDEQGMHWNDPQSGWWWYQAPIETQAMMIEVLDEVAGDAKRVEQCQAWLLRQKETQSWETTKSTADAVYALLLRGTDKLASNEVVDVAVGQTDVPKASVEAGTGFYQHRFSASEITPQMGSIRVKKTTPGIAWGGVHWQYFENIENITPHDGTPLQVEKQLFVVRATDSGPVLRPVGDEPVRVGDELVSRLIIRSDRDMEFLHLRDHRGSGTEPVNVLSQYRSQDALGYYQSTRDAAEHFFIGYLRKGTYVLESRCRVQLRGNYQTGMASIESMYAPQYNSHSESHALEVK, from the coding sequence ATGGCCGCTGAATCCAAACAAGACGCGAAATGGCGAACAGAGCAGTTCGAGGCTGCTGATCAAGCTCTGAAGAAAGGTCTGCCCAAAACCGCTCTGGAGCATTACGACGCCATCGTACCCGCCGCGATTGCGGAATCTGACCACGACGACGCGCTGTTCGCCATGGGCATGCGTGCTTCGCTGAAAGGTCAGCTGGAAGGCGGTGGTGCGGAAGAGCGGATTCTGCAATTGCAACAAGAACTGCAATCGGCACCCGAAGGAACCAAACCACTGCTGCAGGCGTTGTTGGCGGAATGGTTCTATTCGTATCAGCAACAAAATCAATGGCGTTTCCGCAACCGGACGGAGGTCGAAACACAGGAGGAGGACACCACACCAATCAAGTCAGCGGATGACCTGAAAACTTGGAGTGCTCAACGAATCATTCGTCACGCCGGCAGCCTGTTCGATGCCGCTTTGGCGGAATCACAATCGCTGAAGGATGTTGACCTCGAATCGATCCAGCGATTGGTGAATCAGGGAAGTGCACCCGAATCCTATCGCCCGACGGTCTACGACTTCTTAGTGATGCAGGCCGTTGACCACTTTGTGGACGCTCATTCGATTTACTCCGGTCCGATTGAGCGTTTCGAGTTGGAAGCCAATTCACCCGTGTTGGATTCGGTCGACAAGTTTTTGGCGTGGGAGATTCCAGAGCTGGATGCCGAATCACCACTGCGACGTGCGACCATTTTGATGCAAGAGTGGGTCGCGTTTCGAAAAAGCCAGTCAGCGGACAACCCCGATGCGTACTTGGATGCGGATTGGACGCGTTTGATGTTCGCGGATCAAAACGTGGTGAGTGGCGACAAAGATGATCGTGTGCAAACCGCCGTGAAGCGTTTCATGAGCGAACATCGTGACCACGAAATCAGTGCCCGAGCGAGCTTCAAATTGGCTCAGATGGCGATGAGCAACGAAGACTTCGTATTGGCTCATCAACTCGCCAGCGATGCCGTGCGTTTGCACCGAGACAGCTTCGGAGGAAGACAATGTGCGGCCTTGATCGAGCAAATCGAATCGCCCGAGCTGAATTTGAGCACCGAAGGCATTTGGAATCCTGAGCTCAATGAATCCGCCCATCCGAAGATTGAGATCAGCTACAAGAACGTCACGCGAGTGCACTTCAAATTGCTGAAGTTGGATTTCGATCGCATGCTGCGTTCTGGCAGAGCCATCCCGAACGAAGATCGCTATTGGCTTGAGTCGTTCGCCGATGCACCGGTCGAGCAAGCGTGGTCGGTGGATTTGAAAGCGACTGAAGACTATCAGACCAAAATCCATCGTCTGGATGCCCCATCGGATCTATCCAAGGGGCCGTATCTGTTAGTCGCAAGCGGGGACAAAGAGTTCAGCGATCAAGAAAACTATCTGGCGTGCAACCTGATTTGGGTGAGTGAGTTGGCTCTCGTGACCGAAGGTCGTTGGAACCAAGACTCCTTGGAAGGTTATGTCTTGGATGGCGCGTCAGGCGAGCCCGTTTCCGAGGCGACGGTCGAGGTTTATCGATTCACCGATGAAGGGGCTACCAGGAACAATCGCAACAATGGCTATCGGTATCAATCTCTGCCATCTCTGTCGACAGACCGAGACGGCCGATTCGAGCTGAAAGGTTCTGACCAACACAATTTGTTGCTGGTCGCTCGCAATGGAAAGCATCGTCTGCCCGCGACGCAGCATCATTCGCTCGGCCATTCGCGGCGTCCGCCTGCTCTTGATGCAAATAGAAAGGGACGAACGGTTTTCTTTACCGACCGAGCCATTTACCGGCCTGGGCAAACGTTGCGATTCAAAGCCATCGCCACCACGTTTGATCAACAAGAAAACCACTACGCGACCCACAATCGTCAAGCGATGAAGGTCCAGTTGATCGATCCCAACAACCAGGTCGTTGACACGTTGGATCTGAAGACAAACGACCGCGGCAGTTGTCATGGCAGTTTCCAATTGCCCACCAGCGGATTGACCGGGCAGATGCGTTTGGTCGTGCGGGAATTCCCGGCCGGTAGCGCGACGGTGCGGGTGGAAGAGTACAAACGGCCGAAGTTTGAAGTGAAGCTAGAAGCCCCGAGCGATCCCGTTCGCTTGGAAGAATCGGTGACTGTCACTGGCAAAGCGACCGCGTACACCGGTGCTGCCATCAACGATGCTGTGGTTCGCTACACCGTGGTTCGTGAAGTTCGATATCCCATCTGGTGGGGATGGCGTTGTTGGTGGATTCCCACGCCGCCATCGAATCCACAAACGATTGTTCAAGGTGAAACCACAACGGATGAATTGGGGCGTTTCCAAATCGACTTTGACGCCGTTCCGGATGCATCCGTCGATCGCGAAAGTGAGCCGACGTTCCGCTATCTGATCACGGCCGATGTGGTCGACACGACAGGTGAGACCCGGTCAGACAACCGTACCGTGACGGCTGGGTACACAACCTTGGCCGCCAGGATGAATGTCGAGAATCCAGACTGGCTGACCTCGAACGAGTCAATCGACCTGAAGGTTCAAACGACTTCTTTGGACGGCGAAGCACAAACCGCTGAGGTCAAGATTGAGTTGTGGTCTTTGAAAGCACCCGACGAGATTGCACAGCCACTTTGGGGATCAAGTCCGCTCTCGATGAAGGATGATGTCGAAGGGCAAGTTCGAGCGGACGATATAAACTCGTGGCCGTTGGACGAGCTGCAAGATTCAACCACACTGACGACCGACGCATCGGGCCGCGGAGAATGGAATGTCTCGCTGAAAAAAGGACACTACCGCGCGGTGTTGTCAGCGGTGGATTCAGCCGGCAATTCCGTTTCGGCGATTCTGCCGTTGCGAGTGATTGACCCGGACGCGGATCACTTGGGGCTCCCTCTGCCCAGCCTGTTTGTTATGCCGAAGTCCTCCTTGGAACCGGGTGAAACTTTCGAGGCGATCTGGGGAACTGGCTACGAGTCCGCCCGAGCTCTGGTGGAAGTGGAACATCGCGGAAAGTTGCTGCAAAGGTATTGGACGGCGGGTGACACGACGCAGGTGAAGATCCGTCAAGCCATCGATGAGTCCATGCGAGGCGGGTTCATCGTGCGAGTGATGATGCTTCAAGACAACCGTTTGCATCTTCATCAACAGTATGTCGATGTGCCGTGGACGAACAAACAGTGGACGATCCGTTGGGAGCGTTTCGTTTCGAAATTGAAACCCGGTGCGGAGGAAACTTGGACTGCGGTGATCGAACCGAACGGTTCTGAGGCCGAAGCCCAGCAAGAGCGTGTCATGGAGATGGTCGCGACCTTGTATGACGCGTCGCTGGACGTTTTCGCGAAGCACCAGTTCATGTCTGGTTTCAACATGTTCTATCGCGATCGTAGCTATCGCCATCCGCAGCTGAACAACAACTGGGAAGGCTTGCGAGTGCTGTCCTATTGGGCTCGTCAGGGTTATCCGAATGGGGATCTGAGTTACGCGGATTGGGTCAACGAGTTTCGGTTGAGCAACCATTTTGGTCGCCCGATGCCGATGGCTCGAGGAATGTCGAGCAACATGCTGTATGCGGAAGCGGACATGGCGATGGCTGATGGAGCGGTTCCAGCATCGGCACCGATGATGAAATCTGCCGGACGCGCTGCGGCAGGGGCCGAGTTGGAATTGGCCGAACAAGCCGCGGATGATGCTGGGCCTCCGGCCGAAACAGTGCCAGACATTGATCTCTCCGGCATTCCTCCGCGAAAGAACTTGAACGAGACGGCTTTCTTCTTCCCCGAATTGATCGCGGACGAAAACGGCGTGGTGAAGATGAAGTTCACGATGCCGGAGGCGCTGACCCGTTGGCAGTTGTTGGGATTTGCCCATGGTGCCGATCTGGCATCCGGCACGATCTCGGGGACTGCCGTGACGAGCAAGGACGTGATGGTTCAGCCGAACCCGCCGAGAACCCTTCGTGAAGGCGATGAGATCGAACTGACGGTGAAGGTCAGCAATCAATCCGCCTCCATGCAATCCGGCGTGGTCGCGTTGAATCTGTCGTCCGCCGCGACCGGTGAATCGGTGGATGAGCAGGTTGGCAACTCGCAACCGAAACAGTCGTTCGAGATTCCTGCCGGGCAATCCAAAACGTTCTCGTGGCGAATCTCTGTTCCGGATGGCATCGGCTACTTGGTTTACAAGGCGGTCGGGTCAACCGGACGATTGTCGGACGGAGAAGAAGGTTATTTGCCAGTCCTGACGCGTCGCGTGTTGGTTCACGAATCCATCTCGCTGCCTATCGACGGTGCCGAAACGAAGACGTTTACGTTGCCAAAATTGTTGCAGGGAAAAAGCAGCACGTTGAAGAGCGAATCGTTAACCGTGCAGATGACATCGAACCCGGCGTGGTACGCGGTGATGGCACTGCCGTACTTGATGGAGTACCCGCACGAATGCAGCGAGCAAACCTTTCATCGTTTGTACGCCAATCTGTTGGCCCGGCACATCGCGACGTCCGATCCTCGGATTGAGCGTGTGTTCCAGCAATGGCGGAACCAGCCCAAGGCTGCTGGACGCGAAACGTTGGACAGTCCGCTGGCCCAAAACGAAGATCTGAAATCAATTGCTCTGTCGGAAACACCCTGGGTGTTGCAGTCGCAATCAGAATCTGAGGCTCGACGAAACGTTGGCATCTTGTTCGATACCAACCGTGTCAATGATCAAGCCGATCGATTGACGCGTCGATTATTAGAGCTTCAAAAAGACGACGGCAGTTTTGCTTGGTTCGACGGAGGACCGGCCAACGATACCATCACGATGATCATCGTGACGGGCTTTGGTCGACTGAATCACTTGGGCGTGGATGTCGATATGCAAGCCGCCATGGCGGGCCTGAAACACTTGGACGAGTATGCCAAGAAATTGTACGACCGCATCAAAGCTGAAGATCGCGGCAAAGTGCATGTCTCGCCGACGATCGCGATGTTGTTGTACGGTCGAAGCTTCTATCTCGATCAGCCGGTTGCCGTTGAGCACAAGGAAGCGGTGGAGTACTGGACACAGCAGCTACAACAACACTGGTTGTCACTGCCCAGTCGAATGAGCCAAGGGCACGCTGCATTGGCGCTGCACCGGTCCGGTCGATTGGATGCGGCTCGCGAAATTGTCGCGTCGCTGATCGAACGATCGGTGGTCGATGAACAAGGGATGCACTGGAACGATCCGCAATCAGGTTGGTGGTGGTACCAAGCACCGATCGAAACACAAGCGATGATGATTGAAGTGTTGGACGAGGTGGCCGGTGACGCCAAGCGAGTCGAGCAATGTCAAGCTTGGTTGTTGCGTCAAAAAGAAACTCAATCTTGGGAAACCACCAAGTCCACCGCCGACGCGGTTTACGCGTTGTTGCTTCGAGGCACGGACAAGTTGGCAAGCAATGAAGTCGTCGACGTGGCCGTTGGACAAACGGACGTTCCCAAGGCCAGTGTCGAAGCGGGAACGGGGTTCTATCAGCACCGATTCTCAGCAAGTGAGATCACGCCGCAGATGGGATCGATTCGGGTGAAGAAGACAACACCCGGCATCGCCTGGGGTGGTGTTCACTGGCAATACTTCGAGAACATCGAAAACATCACGCCGCACGACGGCACGCCGTTGCAAGTCGAAAAACAGCTGTTTGTCGTTCGTGCGACTGACTCAGGGCCAGTCCTGCGTCCGGTTGGCGACGAACCGGTTCGCGTCGGGGACGAGTTGGTTTCGCGTCTGATCATCCGCAGCGATCGTGACATGGAATTCTTGCATCTTCGGGATCACCGAGGCAGCGGCACGGAGCCGGTGAATGTGCTGTCGCAATATCGCTCGCAAGACGCGCTCGGTTACTACCAAAGCACGCGTGATGCGGCCGAGCACTTCTTCATCGGGTACCTGCGAAAGGGGACCTACGTGTTGGAGTCGCGTTGCCGAGTTCAACTTCGCGGGAACTACCAAACCGGAATGGCGAGCATCGAGTCGATGTACGCACCTCAGTACAACAGCCACAGCGAAAGCCACGCACTGGAAGTGAAGTGA
- a CDS encoding PAS and helix-turn-helix domain-containing protein, which yields MSDPTESSTKNVASVRPVRVDAPEFDPNSIWTALTQTAGIGVCVTDHEGRLIYVNDTAMVLFSDVPGLDYTGKFIHDFHPPQYVKERLAMIARVLAEGKPLAIRHIYHGKQIHSTVWPIRDSKPPYHRVVVVSRTTSGLLKTELDKSIETVRTEFIDYGPLSILTQREVEVAVLLGHGMSVPKVAKLLQRSPKTIERHKSAITQKLGLHGQAELVMIISEMGLDLDDAKLKRLPATE from the coding sequence GTGTCCGATCCCACCGAATCATCGACGAAAAACGTTGCTTCTGTGAGACCCGTGCGTGTGGACGCACCCGAGTTCGATCCGAATTCGATTTGGACTGCGCTCACTCAAACAGCCGGAATCGGAGTCTGTGTTACCGATCACGAGGGACGTCTGATCTATGTGAATGACACCGCGATGGTGCTTTTCTCTGATGTGCCCGGGCTCGACTACACGGGCAAGTTCATTCACGACTTCCATCCACCGCAGTATGTGAAGGAACGTTTGGCGATGATCGCTCGAGTCTTGGCGGAAGGAAAACCGCTCGCGATTCGGCATATCTATCACGGCAAACAAATTCATTCGACGGTTTGGCCGATTCGGGATTCGAAGCCGCCCTATCACCGGGTCGTGGTGGTCAGCCGAACCACGTCGGGATTGTTAAAGACCGAGTTGGACAAATCGATCGAGACCGTTCGCACGGAGTTCATCGACTATGGACCTCTCAGCATACTGACGCAGCGAGAGGTGGAAGTTGCCGTGTTGCTTGGGCACGGCATGAGTGTCCCGAAAGTGGCCAAATTGCTGCAACGCAGCCCGAAGACGATCGAGCGTCACAAATCCGCGATCACTCAGAAGCTTGGCCTACATGGCCAAGCTGAACTGGTGATGATCATTAGCGAAATGGGGCTGGATCTGGATGACGCAAAGCTGAAACGATTGCCCGCGACCGAATGA
- a CDS encoding class I SAM-dependent methyltransferase, protein MLERVQSIISAIQFNLKVQSLPDRVYLREVMLPAMAAADAADVLLVGTRRYTRRYPNQFHLSRTQVWTMDVEPSVARFGNGQWHRTGDICRVNQVFENQRFDLIHLNGVLGFGVNDSEQIQGMVDACHEALRPNGYVMIGWDADRTEDPTHDPGIASRFEHADYMGLPARHRVTGMDGHDHVFDWFRRLD, encoded by the coding sequence ATGCTTGAACGAGTTCAATCGATCATTTCTGCCATTCAATTCAATTTGAAAGTGCAGTCGCTACCCGATCGCGTCTATTTGCGAGAGGTGATGTTACCGGCGATGGCAGCGGCGGATGCCGCGGACGTGTTGCTGGTGGGGACGCGTCGTTACACACGACGCTACCCCAACCAATTTCATCTTTCGCGAACTCAGGTTTGGACAATGGATGTTGAGCCTTCGGTTGCGCGATTCGGCAACGGCCAATGGCACCGAACCGGTGATATCTGCCGCGTGAATCAAGTGTTCGAGAACCAGCGTTTCGATTTGATTCACCTGAATGGAGTGCTTGGTTTTGGCGTGAATGATTCGGAGCAAATTCAGGGCATGGTGGATGCGTGTCATGAGGCACTGCGCCCAAATGGGTATGTCATGATCGGTTGGGATGCCGATCGGACGGAGGATCCAACGCACGATCCGGGAATCGCGTCCAGGTTTGAGCACGCTGATTACATGGGCCTGCCGGCCCGGCATCGGGTTACCGGCATGGATGGCCATGACCACGTGTTCGACTGGTTTCGTCGACTCGATTGA
- a CDS encoding 3-keto-disaccharide hydrolase: MTNLSWLPPFRPQSLALVVLLCAGTSASSFAVADDAEPADANATPSQLADATPIFDGKSLEGWTNPYEWGKTEVVDGEIHLTADKKFFLVTEKLYHDYEFEGEVKLPEGKSNSGFMARGQVAPNKVFGYQAEADPTDRRWSGGLYDEGRRQWLVPLWEQPEAQAAFDRDRWNRYRIRCVGNHLQFFVNDVPTTDYFDPVNLSGRVGLQHHGEKGQTYRFRNLKVRELGRHEWKPLFDGKSLDGWETVGGGKWEVVDGILQGRASSEANEPNGMLYSKQTMTDGTYRIEYRFRQGNSGFFVRSQITDNKPFVKGVQCEIDGSENVGGLYQTGGAGWLVQPLHYLEEKFPMDRRAVVERRWKQAREGKQLDKKIVTSEGNDTPWNTMVVSVSGKRIVVHLNDCLAADYVVDDLADSGVVALQLHGNQDLEVDFRKVEMLVPASEE; this comes from the coding sequence ATGACCAATCTTTCTTGGCTCCCACCTTTCCGTCCTCAATCGCTGGCCCTCGTGGTGCTGCTGTGCGCTGGTACATCGGCATCGTCTTTCGCGGTGGCGGATGATGCGGAACCGGCAGATGCGAACGCAACGCCTAGCCAACTCGCCGACGCAACACCAATCTTCGATGGCAAGTCGCTGGAAGGATGGACCAATCCTTACGAATGGGGCAAAACCGAAGTCGTCGATGGCGAGATTCACTTAACCGCTGACAAGAAGTTTTTCTTGGTCACCGAGAAGCTCTATCACGACTACGAGTTCGAAGGAGAAGTCAAACTGCCCGAGGGCAAGTCGAACAGCGGCTTCATGGCACGTGGTCAGGTCGCTCCGAACAAGGTCTTTGGCTATCAAGCCGAAGCGGACCCCACCGATCGACGCTGGTCGGGTGGGCTGTATGACGAAGGTCGCCGCCAATGGTTGGTACCGCTGTGGGAACAACCCGAAGCCCAAGCCGCCTTCGATCGTGACCGATGGAATCGCTATCGCATCCGATGCGTTGGCAACCATCTGCAGTTCTTTGTCAACGATGTTCCGACCACGGACTACTTTGATCCGGTCAACCTGAGCGGCCGCGTTGGTCTGCAACACCATGGCGAAAAGGGTCAAACCTATCGTTTCCGAAATCTCAAAGTCCGCGAATTGGGACGCCACGAATGGAAGCCGTTGTTCGATGGCAAATCCCTGGACGGATGGGAAACTGTCGGCGGCGGAAAATGGGAAGTGGTCGATGGCATCTTGCAAGGTCGTGCCAGCAGCGAAGCCAATGAACCCAACGGCATGCTGTACAGCAAACAAACCATGACCGATGGCACCTATCGAATCGAATACCGATTCCGCCAAGGCAACAGCGGCTTCTTTGTCCGTAGCCAAATCACCGACAACAAACCGTTTGTCAAAGGCGTTCAGTGCGAAATCGATGGCAGCGAAAACGTGGGCGGCTTGTATCAGACCGGGGGTGCTGGTTGGTTGGTGCAACCGCTCCACTACCTGGAAGAAAAGTTCCCCATGGATCGGCGTGCCGTCGTTGAAAGGCGTTGGAAGCAAGCTCGCGAAGGCAAGCAACTGGATAAGAAAATCGTCACGTCCGAAGGCAATGACACACCTTGGAATACCATGGTCGTCAGTGTATCGGGCAAGCGAATCGTCGTTCACTTGAACGATTGCTTGGCCGCCGATTACGTCGTGGACGACTTGGCTGACTCCGGCGTGGTCGCGCTGCAACTGCACGGCAACCAAGACCTCGAAGTCGACTTCCGCAAAGTCGAGATGCTGGTTCCCGCCAGCGAAGAGTGA